From one Sorangium aterium genomic stretch:
- a CDS encoding SCO family protein, with the protein MRPGAALAAVALALALSSSARFSPAEGKAPRVERMKIGGVSREDDAAAERYFTNTELVDQHGRAHRFYAGLLRGRKVLINFAFTSCKGACPTMTANLARVQALLRARGQAVTMLTITVDPENDTPTALKEYAAKFKAGEGWYFLTGTPENVATVLKRLGGQVRRPDEHTMTLLVGDTSTGMWLKAFATEEPEALARAVQHLNDPR; encoded by the coding sequence ATGAGGCCCGGGGCGGCCCTCGCCGCGGTGGCCCTCGCGCTCGCGCTGTCCTCGTCCGCGCGCTTCTCGCCCGCAGAGGGCAAGGCGCCGCGCGTGGAGCGCATGAAGATCGGCGGCGTCTCCAGGGAGGACGACGCCGCCGCGGAGCGGTACTTCACCAACACCGAGCTCGTCGACCAGCACGGCCGCGCGCACCGCTTCTATGCCGGGCTGCTGCGGGGCCGGAAGGTGCTCATCAACTTCGCCTTCACCTCGTGCAAGGGCGCCTGCCCCACGATGACGGCGAACCTCGCGCGCGTGCAGGCGCTGCTCCGGGCGCGCGGGCAGGCGGTGACGATGCTGACGATCACGGTCGACCCGGAGAACGACACGCCGACCGCGCTGAAGGAGTACGCCGCGAAGTTCAAGGCGGGCGAGGGCTGGTACTTCCTGACCGGCACGCCCGAGAACGTCGCCACGGTGCTGAAGCGCCTCGGCGGCCAGGTGCGGCGGCCCGACGAGCACACGATGACGCTGCTCGTCGGCGACACGTCCACCGGCATGTGGCTGAAGGCGTTCGCCACCGAGGAGCCCGAGGCGCTCGCGCGCGCCGTCCAGCACCTCAACGACCCACGGTGA
- a CDS encoding tetratricopeptide repeat protein, translating into MKEHVRRGRRARKAGQWTEATAEYKAALEAADASTSTEVERAELAGELGLCELALHKYRDAAEHLARSLEQREALPEALQQRFEAGQRNAAPHVARLVLGVDPPDAEVLVDGKRIGRTARTYTLFFEPGQHMVRGRAPGCKDALHSLRAVAGAEHEFTMPLLCAAASGAKEASSARGTTTATPTPVRALPAPRAQASSPWASWPGTLRVVGITLATGTVSAGAILMISASKLDQDMSARRDQLESDPRSNSSMCWQAPERSPCGELRRLRDARNLSDRVGTALVITGGVIGAATAASFFTDFSFLGRTSAQDRVQISPVVTGHETGVSIEGVW; encoded by the coding sequence GTGAAGGAGCATGTTCGCCGTGGTCGGAGAGCGCGCAAGGCCGGGCAGTGGACCGAGGCAACCGCTGAATACAAGGCAGCTTTGGAGGCCGCGGACGCGTCGACCAGCACCGAGGTGGAGCGCGCGGAGCTCGCCGGCGAGCTCGGCCTTTGCGAGCTCGCGCTGCACAAGTACCGCGACGCGGCCGAGCACCTGGCCAGGAGCCTAGAACAGCGCGAAGCGTTGCCGGAAGCGCTCCAGCAGCGATTCGAGGCCGGGCAGCGCAACGCAGCGCCGCACGTCGCGCGGCTCGTGCTGGGCGTCGATCCGCCCGACGCCGAGGTGCTCGTCGACGGCAAGCGCATCGGCCGGACCGCGCGGACCTACACGCTGTTCTTCGAGCCGGGCCAACACATGGTGCGGGGCCGTGCACCGGGCTGTAAGGACGCGCTTCATTCCTTGCGCGCCGTCGCAGGCGCGGAGCACGAGTTCACGATGCCGTTGCTGTGTGCGGCGGCGAGCGGCGCCAAGGAGGCGAGCAGCGCCAGGGGGACCACGACCGCGACGCCGACTCCGGTGCGCGCTTTGCCCGCTCCGCGCGCGCAGGCCTCCAGCCCGTGGGCCTCGTGGCCGGGGACGCTGCGTGTCGTGGGAATCACGCTCGCGACGGGCACCGTATCGGCAGGCGCCATCCTCATGATCAGCGCCAGCAAGCTCGATCAGGACATGAGCGCGCGGCGTGACCAGCTCGAGAGCGACCCGAGATCGAACTCGTCCATGTGCTGGCAAGCGCCAGAGCGCTCGCCGTGCGGCGAGCTGCGGCGCCTGCGCGACGCGCGCAACCTGTCGGACCGGGTGGGCACGGCGCTGGTCATCACGGGCGGTGTGATCGGCGCGGCCACCGCCGCGTCCTTCTTCACGGACTTCTCCTTCCTGGGCCGCACGTCAGCTCAGGATCGGGTCCAGATATCGCCCGTCGTGACCGGGCACGAAACGGGCGTGAGCATCGAGGGGGTGTGGTGA
- a CDS encoding Uma2 family endonuclease, with translation MSGAASARRLATADDLLAIPERERFHEVIGGELVRKAMPSGPHGRAQLRIGSRISGPYDRRPGGRWPGGWWFATEVEVELETHEVYRPDVTGWLRERLPELLREVPIRVRPDWVCEVLSPSNSRNDLFKKLRTYQHCKVPHYCIVDPETETLMVYRWTTEGYLLVLAAEREDRVRPEPFDAIVLKVGALFDDDEDEEERQR, from the coding sequence ATGTCCGGAGCCGCTTCCGCCCGCCGCCTCGCCACCGCGGACGATCTCCTGGCCATCCCCGAGCGCGAGCGCTTCCACGAGGTCATCGGTGGCGAGCTCGTTCGCAAGGCCATGCCGAGCGGCCCACACGGGCGCGCCCAGCTACGGATCGGGAGCCGGATCAGCGGACCGTATGATCGACGGCCCGGCGGACGCTGGCCCGGCGGCTGGTGGTTCGCGACCGAGGTCGAGGTCGAGCTGGAAACCCATGAGGTCTACCGCCCCGATGTGACGGGGTGGCTGCGCGAGCGCTTGCCGGAGCTGCTTAGGGAGGTGCCCATCCGGGTGCGGCCGGACTGGGTGTGTGAGGTGCTATCGCCGTCGAACAGCCGCAACGATCTGTTCAAGAAGCTCCGAACCTACCAGCACTGCAAGGTGCCCCACTACTGCATCGTCGACCCCGAGACGGAGACGCTCATGGTCTACCGGTGGACGACAGAGGGATATCTGCTGGTGCTGGCGGCCGAGCGGGAGGATCGGGTCAGGCCCGAGCCTTTCGATGCGATCGTCCTGAAGGTAGGCGCGCTGTTCGACGACGACGAGGACGAGGAGGAGCGGCAGCGGTGA
- a CDS encoding tyrosine-type recombinase/integrase produces MEEAAAVAADSPGSASTTEHPKLATRAPGRPAGDKRANGSGSVRLRRKTWTARLSLGEAGRSTFSLPTCRTEQEANARLEVLSELAGRLLAAGQIVLGLPLLERAAAREGSALRDVRLAIEQLCRGEARARASGETTFAEFAELVVSGRLAEQYPLHVKALRHPEQYRHKLNHVLGVLGPVPLSRLMLDHADRAISMLPGHLEDSSRQGVAKVIHRILALATYPARIIASNPLPRGWIPKAEDNKAKGSLYPDEDRRLMAAVNIPLSYRIYYGFLIREGMRADEAGRLEPSDLDLDRGAVVLDENKTDDPRAWALSPDVVRALRTYFAICPPKERVFIGPSGPLPGRSGAHNFRNHLRRAGIDRPELFETTQSRLNIRLHDTRATFITIKLANGRTETWISDRTGHKSSRQIHHYKRAARKVAELGLGDFAPLDEAIPELNGRGGRSGGSDPMSAGPEASASSPSNDASLVRALHHRAPAAVVDHAGQLVAGAPVAAGAPLGPRWATPASCPTANQTERVGIIDISSASASSSQKSWRGF; encoded by the coding sequence GTGGAGGAAGCAGCGGCGGTCGCCGCAGACTCGCCGGGCTCGGCGAGCACGACGGAGCACCCGAAGCTGGCGACTCGCGCACCCGGCAGGCCCGCAGGAGACAAGCGCGCCAACGGCTCCGGGTCCGTCCGGCTGCGCAGGAAGACGTGGACCGCGCGACTCAGCCTCGGCGAGGCCGGTCGATCCACGTTCAGCTTGCCGACGTGCCGGACCGAGCAGGAAGCCAACGCGCGCTTGGAGGTGCTGTCCGAGCTCGCCGGGCGTCTGCTCGCGGCCGGCCAGATCGTGCTCGGCTTGCCGCTGCTGGAGCGGGCTGCTGCGCGCGAGGGCAGCGCGCTCCGCGACGTCCGGCTTGCCATCGAGCAGCTCTGCAGGGGCGAAGCGCGTGCTCGCGCGTCCGGGGAAACAACCTTCGCTGAGTTCGCCGAGTTGGTTGTTTCTGGAAGGCTCGCCGAGCAATACCCACTGCATGTGAAAGCGCTTCGCCATCCGGAGCAATACCGGCATAAGCTCAATCATGTTCTGGGGGTACTCGGCCCCGTTCCTCTCTCTCGTTTGATGCTCGATCATGCGGATCGAGCGATCTCCATGCTGCCAGGACATCTTGAGGACTCCTCGCGTCAAGGAGTCGCAAAGGTCATTCATCGGATACTCGCGCTCGCGACCTATCCGGCGCGCATCATCGCCAGCAATCCGCTGCCACGTGGATGGATCCCCAAGGCCGAGGACAACAAGGCCAAAGGCTCCCTCTATCCCGACGAGGATAGGCGCCTCATGGCGGCGGTGAATATTCCGCTGTCTTATCGGATCTATTATGGCTTCCTGATTCGCGAGGGAATGCGGGCAGACGAGGCCGGAAGGCTGGAGCCGTCCGACCTGGATCTCGATCGCGGCGCCGTGGTGCTCGACGAGAACAAGACGGATGACCCACGCGCGTGGGCACTCTCACCCGACGTCGTGCGCGCGCTTCGGACCTATTTCGCTATATGTCCCCCGAAGGAGCGTGTCTTCATTGGGCCGAGCGGGCCCCTGCCGGGGCGCAGTGGGGCGCACAACTTTCGAAATCACCTGCGCCGTGCTGGCATCGATCGGCCCGAGTTGTTCGAGACCACGCAGTCACGGCTGAATATACGCTTGCACGACACCCGCGCGACTTTCATCACGATCAAGCTCGCAAACGGCCGCACGGAGACGTGGATCTCCGATCGGACCGGGCATAAATCGAGCCGTCAGATTCACCACTACAAGCGCGCGGCGCGCAAGGTCGCAGAGCTCGGCTTGGGGGACTTCGCTCCTTTGGACGAGGCGATCCCCGAGCTGAACGGCAGGGGCGGCCGTTCAGGTGGAAGTGATCCCATGTCCGCGGGACCGGAGGCGAGCGCGTCGTCGCCGAGCAACGACGCGTCCCTTGTCCGCGCGCTGCACCACCGAGCGCCGGCCGCGGTCGTTGACCACGCCGGCCAGCTCGTAGCGGGCGCCCCGGTGGCTGCAGGCGCCCCGTTGGGCCCGCGTTGGGCCACACCGGCGAGCTGCCCGACCGCGAATCAGACAGAACGTGTTGGAATCATTGACATTTCGTCCGCCTCCGCCTCGTCGTCACAGAAATCCTGGCGGGGTTTCTGA
- a CDS encoding DUF6194 family protein: MNEASITRYITDTLDGVDVVVASREAGSPELAWGDTFFSYDPGRQLPPARRFPFATIVTKDYGEFDCASQLDRPGVFRLNIGVSKETYRSLFGPQPSPPPAGRAVETGHDFAALDRLLPHPVYAPQSWVCVLNPSEATFEAVRPLLAEAHQLAVSRYAKRETRE; this comes from the coding sequence ATGAACGAGGCCTCGATCACCCGGTACATCACCGACACATTGGATGGCGTCGATGTGGTCGTCGCATCCCGCGAGGCCGGGTCTCCCGAGCTCGCCTGGGGCGACACCTTCTTCAGCTACGACCCCGGACGCCAGCTCCCGCCTGCTCGCCGGTTCCCGTTCGCGACGATCGTCACCAAAGACTATGGCGAATTCGACTGCGCCTCCCAGCTGGATCGCCCGGGAGTCTTCCGGCTGAACATCGGCGTCAGCAAGGAGACGTACCGCTCCTTGTTTGGCCCCCAGCCGTCTCCTCCTCCTGCTGGCAGAGCCGTGGAGACCGGCCACGACTTCGCCGCCCTGGATCGACTGCTGCCGCACCCCGTGTACGCACCGCAGTCCTGGGTCTGCGTGCTCAACCCCAGCGAGGCAACCTTCGAGGCGGTGCGGCCGCTGCTGGCTGAGGCCCATCAGCTGGCTGTCAGCAGGTACGCGAAACGCGAGACCCGCGAATGA
- a CDS encoding RNA polymerase sigma factor translates to MAKPETVSPGFELFRRLARRHGVPARNAEDIAQEALLRGLDADQRIEPGGDPGPYRITIAVNQARNHVRDARSRGEVLTSFDEREIRDELPTPEELLRRRQREKLTRQLIDQLEPKYRDLVIKHDLEEVPLAEIAAEQGLPLDTVKTRHRRAHKELEVQGGRWQAQERSQGRDGSICVPLALGFGRRASWVASLRRLGLRILVQAALVLLTGALVSAVPPLTDLESWIRAAAVRAPATAPAEQDAVAPRARDGAQSAAGPASGDGAPDAAAPAAATAHEISSRTEHGSAHGEAMATGTPAPPNATTRSHRAAPPAGAVRPTAGEVERSLVNQARRAIEANDVMADVEARRLLEAHARQFPRGRLAAEREALLRQLR, encoded by the coding sequence GTGGCCAAGCCAGAGACCGTCTCCCCCGGCTTCGAGCTCTTCCGGCGCCTGGCCAGGCGCCACGGTGTACCGGCGCGAAACGCCGAGGATATCGCCCAGGAAGCGCTGCTGCGGGGGCTCGACGCCGACCAACGTATCGAGCCGGGCGGCGACCCGGGGCCGTACCGCATCACGATCGCCGTCAACCAGGCGCGCAATCACGTCCGGGACGCGCGCAGCCGCGGCGAGGTGCTCACGTCCTTCGATGAGCGTGAGATCCGAGATGAGCTCCCCACGCCGGAAGAGTTGCTCCGCAGACGGCAGCGGGAAAAGCTCACCCGGCAGCTGATCGACCAACTCGAGCCCAAGTACCGGGATCTCGTGATCAAGCACGACCTCGAGGAGGTCCCGCTCGCCGAGATCGCCGCCGAGCAGGGGCTCCCGCTGGACACGGTGAAGACGCGACACCGGCGGGCGCACAAGGAGCTCGAGGTGCAGGGGGGACGGTGGCAGGCGCAGGAGCGCTCTCAGGGAAGGGACGGGAGCATTTGCGTGCCGCTTGCACTGGGCTTCGGCCGTCGCGCGTCGTGGGTGGCCTCGCTGCGCCGGCTGGGCCTGAGGATCCTCGTTCAGGCCGCGCTCGTCCTGCTGACCGGCGCGCTCGTCTCCGCCGTGCCGCCATTGACCGACCTGGAATCGTGGATCAGGGCGGCGGCGGTCCGCGCCCCTGCCACCGCGCCCGCGGAGCAGGACGCCGTGGCGCCCCGCGCGCGAGATGGCGCCCAGAGCGCCGCGGGGCCCGCCAGCGGAGATGGGGCGCCCGACGCTGCGGCGCCCGCCGCGGCGACCGCGCACGAGATCTCGTCGCGCACAGAACACGGAAGCGCGCACGGCGAGGCGATGGCGACCGGCACGCCTGCTCCCCCGAACGCGACGACGAGAAGTCACCGGGCCGCGCCTCCGGCGGGCGCCGTTCGACCGACCGCCGGCGAGGTCGAGAGGAGCCTGGTCAACCAGGCGCGGAGGGCCATCGAGGCCAACGACGTCATGGCCGACGTCGAGGCTCGGCGGCTGCTCGAGGCTCACGCGCGGCAGTTCCCGCGAGGGCGGCTCGCCGCGGAGCGCGAAGCGCTGCTCAGGCAGCTTCGCTGA
- a CDS encoding ABC transporter substrate-binding protein, with translation MDRPRARRPRARRPGRARLGLLAAVPALGLCAVAAWALGRDEGAPRAHAAAAGEVGSCEELSPAARRGKRIYQRGATEDGRPIEGAIVGGAAALSGREAACAGCHGPSGQGTTEGGVTAPPLAAERRLASSGERGGGAGQGRRPGEGAMSAAALVTAIREGRGPAGPWLSPVMPRYRLEEADLSDLVEYLGCVGRDLDPGITAGSVALGAALPLTGPDAPVGAAARDVLIAAFADVNAQGGIYRRRLELRVEDSAGPSGEAGATARLLDRGVLALVGSAFDGDPALRARLSEERAPLVGPLALAGAPGLPGGVPAASAPGLADGAPGRAREAAGGGAAGANDVVFQVLPGPDVLARVAIKHLAGAPANAGSLALVVHTRDRAGEAWASGARAEAAHRDLPAPPALSFEPGRLSPRDVAGAVRAHGARAVLFWGPGADLASARAALDDAGSAAPIYASLGSIAGSAGAPSREIAGRVLFLYPGSLGERERASEDALQAFLRRAGVAPGPLGVQASAYVAAQIAIEALKRAGAHATREGLIAALEQLRDFDAGPAPPVTFARNRRTGVLGASVFRMDPASDAAVRASVWIEVVP, from the coding sequence GTGGATAGGCCGAGGGCCCGTCGGCCGAGGGCCCGTCGTCCTGGCAGGGCGCGGCTCGGCCTCCTGGCAGCGGTGCCGGCGCTGGGGCTCTGCGCGGTCGCGGCGTGGGCGCTCGGCCGGGATGAAGGCGCGCCCCGAGCGCATGCGGCTGCGGCGGGCGAGGTGGGGTCGTGCGAGGAGCTCTCGCCGGCCGCCCGGCGCGGCAAGCGCATCTACCAGCGTGGCGCGACCGAGGACGGCCGGCCCATCGAGGGCGCGATCGTCGGCGGAGCCGCGGCGCTCTCCGGCCGCGAGGCCGCCTGCGCGGGCTGCCATGGCCCCAGCGGGCAGGGGACGACCGAGGGCGGCGTCACGGCGCCGCCGCTCGCGGCCGAGCGGCGCCTTGCGTCGAGCGGCGAGCGGGGTGGGGGAGCTGGGCAGGGGAGGCGGCCAGGCGAGGGAGCGATGAGCGCCGCCGCGCTGGTGACGGCCATCCGCGAGGGGCGAGGGCCCGCGGGGCCGTGGCTGAGCCCGGTGATGCCGCGGTACCGCCTGGAAGAGGCGGATCTATCGGATCTTGTTGAATATCTGGGCTGCGTCGGCCGGGATCTGGATCCTGGCATCACGGCGGGCTCGGTGGCGCTGGGCGCCGCGCTGCCGCTGACCGGGCCGGATGCGCCGGTCGGCGCGGCTGCGCGCGACGTGCTGATCGCGGCGTTCGCCGACGTGAACGCGCAGGGCGGCATCTACCGGCGGCGGCTCGAGCTGCGCGTGGAGGACAGCGCCGGGCCGTCGGGCGAGGCCGGGGCGACGGCGCGCCTGCTGGACCGGGGCGTGCTGGCGCTGGTGGGGAGCGCCTTCGACGGGGATCCGGCGCTGCGGGCGCGTCTCTCGGAGGAGCGGGCGCCGCTCGTGGGGCCCTTGGCGCTGGCGGGCGCACCCGGGTTGCCCGGCGGCGTCCCGGCGGCGAGCGCACCCGGGTTGGCCGACGGCGCCCCTGGTCGCGCGCGGGAGGCAGCCGGAGGGGGCGCGGCTGGGGCCAACGACGTCGTGTTCCAGGTGCTGCCGGGGCCCGACGTGCTGGCCCGCGTGGCGATCAAGCACCTCGCCGGCGCTCCTGCGAACGCGGGGTCGCTCGCGCTGGTCGTGCACACGCGCGACCGCGCCGGCGAGGCCTGGGCGTCGGGCGCGCGCGCGGAGGCAGCTCACCGCGATCTTCCTGCACCGCCGGCGCTCTCCTTCGAGCCAGGCCGCCTCTCGCCGCGCGACGTGGCCGGCGCGGTGCGGGCGCACGGGGCGCGGGCCGTCCTCTTCTGGGGCCCCGGCGCGGACCTCGCGAGCGCCCGGGCGGCGCTGGACGACGCCGGATCGGCCGCGCCGATCTACGCCTCGCTGGGATCGATCGCCGGGAGCGCCGGGGCGCCGTCCCGCGAGATCGCCGGCCGCGTGCTGTTCCTGTACCCAGGCTCCCTGGGTGAGCGGGAGCGGGCGTCGGAGGACGCGCTGCAGGCGTTCCTGCGCCGGGCGGGCGTCGCGCCGGGGCCGCTCGGGGTCCAGGCGAGCGCGTACGTCGCGGCGCAGATCGCGATCGAGGCGCTGAAGCGCGCCGGCGCCCATGCGACGCGGGAGGGGCTGATCGCGGCGCTCGAGCAGCTGCGCGACTTCGACGCAGGCCCGGCCCCGCCCGTGACCTTCGCCCGGAACCGCCGGACCGGGGTGCTCGGAGCGAGCGTCTTCCGGATGGATCCGGCGTCCGACGCCGCCGTGCGCGCGTCGGTGTGGATCGAGGTGGTTCCGTAG
- a CDS encoding SCO family protein, protein MRFLSLCALKALVLAGALAAASCGRGSAPPGEHAAPAPAGPPGRPPDVAAAAGPPGLSPDGAAEVRASPATGVEVLDEELVDQDGRPVRLRELAKDRVLVVNFIFTTCTTICSPMTAIFGRLQAQLGDALDRDVRLVSISLDPAMDTPERLNVYAEKFGRRKGWSFLTGRRERVNRVLDALGGRAPIKERHAPITLIGREAEGRWTRVEGIAPPGRLADEVRAFLPSRGPVARSAGGG, encoded by the coding sequence ATGCGTTTCCTGTCGCTCTGTGCATTGAAAGCGCTGGTCCTCGCCGGCGCGCTCGCCGCGGCCTCGTGCGGCCGCGGGAGCGCGCCTCCTGGCGAGCACGCCGCCCCCGCTCCCGCGGGGCCGCCTGGGCGTCCTCCGGACGTCGCTGCGGCCGCGGGGCCGCCTGGGCTCTCCCCGGACGGCGCGGCGGAGGTGCGCGCCTCGCCGGCGACGGGCGTCGAGGTCCTGGACGAGGAGCTCGTGGATCAGGACGGCCGGCCCGTCCGTCTCCGCGAGCTCGCGAAGGACCGGGTGCTCGTCGTCAATTTCATCTTCACGACCTGCACGACGATCTGCTCGCCGATGACGGCCATCTTCGGCCGGCTCCAGGCCCAGCTCGGCGACGCGCTGGACCGGGACGTGCGGCTCGTCTCGATCTCGCTGGACCCCGCCATGGACACGCCGGAGCGGCTGAACGTCTACGCCGAGAAGTTCGGCCGGCGGAAGGGCTGGTCCTTCCTGACGGGGCGGCGCGAGCGCGTGAACCGCGTGCTGGACGCGCTCGGGGGGCGCGCCCCGATCAAGGAGCGGCACGCGCCGATCACGCTCATCGGGCGCGAGGCGGAGGGCCGCTGGACGCGGGTCGAGGGCATCGCGCCGCCGGGGCGCCTCGCGGACGAGGTCCGGGCCTTCCTGCCGTCGCGAGGGCCTGTGGCGCGGAGCGCGGGCGGTGGATAG
- a CDS encoding sigma-70 family RNA polymerase sigma factor, protein MDRLSNEDERAAAHARLFCPAQVRAVLRWLGRLGVPRCHRTDVAGQVWLKAWESWPRFDPKRGRPERWLNGITVHVASHYHQRMQHRREELVDLIDVTDPAPDAAARMESDSVRTGTIDAVNELDPKLRFVLVAHDLNGIPMAQVAEDAGLPLSTLYKRRTKAIGALRDIIGLRGTQGDFARRVGQQ, encoded by the coding sequence ATGGATCGTCTGTCGAATGAAGACGAGCGCGCCGCTGCGCACGCGCGCCTGTTTTGCCCGGCGCAGGTTCGTGCCGTCCTGCGCTGGCTGGGGAGGCTTGGGGTCCCACGGTGCCATCGTACCGACGTCGCAGGCCAAGTCTGGCTCAAAGCCTGGGAGAGCTGGCCCAGGTTCGATCCGAAGCGTGGCAGGCCGGAACGCTGGTTGAACGGGATCACCGTACACGTTGCGTCGCACTATCACCAGCGTATGCAGCACCGCAGGGAGGAGCTCGTCGATTTGATCGATGTGACCGATCCAGCCCCGGATGCCGCTGCTAGGATGGAATCCGACAGCGTCAGGACGGGCACCATCGACGCGGTGAACGAGCTCGATCCGAAGCTGCGATTTGTTCTCGTGGCACACGATCTGAATGGGATCCCGATGGCCCAGGTGGCAGAAGACGCAGGGCTACCTCTCTCTACGCTCTACAAGCGACGCACAAAGGCCATCGGTGCGCTGCGCGATATCATCGGGCTTCGTGGAACCCAGGGGGACTTCGCCCGGAGAGTGGGGCAACAATGA
- a CDS encoding YncE family protein, with protein sequence MRRISMGGTSMGSRGLWLSLAWLGASTALGCGRREALPAPEDPGAEPPTQPAQLAQPAQPEEPAAPLQESRVERDGLSIAFALRPLDRGQQGGESGLGAAPAAAVAGSDVVAEFTITDASTGAPVRGLTPLGWMSRRAGADGAAAASFSGGAPEASLASGAPAASLASGVSAASLASGAVDAAPDEAACRGKIRSFMAGLLSVRPEVDMNAYLLWTLNQDNTLSAINPQVTLARTQLRSVVSLAGPGVSFVLHPDRESLYVTLRGGRGLAVVDTRRGLVRTNVPVGQDPSRVVIAPDGRTVWVGNDGDRTVSVIDARSTDVLKTLPVGPGHHEIAFTGGGRAAWITSQQGESVAVVDGETLEPLGEIAVGEGVVSIAASDEAGVVHAANAARGEVVVLDAARRAVAGRVALKPGLGALQFDPRGRFSFALNPTANEVAVLDGATGAVAHTLSGLAAPDAVTFTGAFAYIRNRGAARVSLVDRAALGGAAAPPLVNIAVGQGPPLAAAARPGPAALATPIAPLPEGNGALVASPADKALYVYVEGMMAPIGTLPSYGREPRSLLVEDRSLKEVRPGVYATTVRLGEGGRYDVELLLDRPRTGVCLEATVAPARCAPGDGEADGSGCGGDPVKDIAIAPLFEPDLRLAAGEPATLRFRATAGEGGPPLDAEDIEVMVVRFPTGYRFRGAPRAEGDGTFSVAFTPPAPGQYRFLAAVPGRGAPVGALPSVPLRVSPRGAGAHVGGGR encoded by the coding sequence ATGCGAAGGATCTCGATGGGCGGGACCTCGATGGGCTCGCGCGGACTCTGGCTCTCGCTGGCCTGGCTCGGTGCCTCGACGGCGCTCGGCTGCGGCAGGAGAGAGGCGCTCCCCGCCCCGGAGGACCCGGGGGCCGAGCCGCCGACGCAGCCGGCGCAGCTCGCGCAGCCGGCGCAGCCCGAGGAGCCGGCGGCTCCCCTGCAGGAGAGCCGGGTCGAGCGCGATGGGCTCTCCATCGCGTTCGCCCTGCGGCCGCTGGACCGCGGCCAGCAGGGCGGGGAGAGCGGCCTTGGCGCGGCGCCGGCCGCGGCGGTGGCGGGCTCCGACGTCGTGGCCGAGTTCACCATCACCGACGCGTCCACCGGCGCGCCGGTCCGTGGCCTCACGCCGCTCGGCTGGATGTCGCGCCGCGCCGGGGCCGACGGCGCCGCCGCGGCGAGCTTCTCCGGCGGCGCGCCCGAGGCGAGCCTCGCCAGCGGCGCGCCTGCGGCGAGCCTCGCCAGCGGCGTGTCCGCGGCGAGCCTCGCCAGCGGCGCGGTCGACGCCGCGCCGGACGAGGCGGCGTGCCGGGGGAAGATCAGGAGCTTCATGGCGGGCCTCCTGTCCGTGCGCCCCGAGGTCGACATGAACGCCTACCTCCTCTGGACGCTGAACCAGGACAACACCCTCTCGGCCATCAACCCGCAGGTCACCCTCGCCAGGACGCAGCTCCGGAGCGTGGTCAGCCTCGCGGGCCCCGGCGTCTCGTTCGTCCTGCACCCCGACCGGGAGAGCCTCTACGTCACGCTCCGGGGCGGGCGGGGCCTCGCCGTGGTGGACACGCGGAGGGGGCTCGTCCGGACGAACGTCCCCGTCGGCCAGGATCCGTCGCGCGTCGTGATCGCGCCCGACGGGCGCACGGTCTGGGTGGGCAACGACGGCGACAGGACGGTGAGCGTGATCGACGCCCGCTCGACGGACGTCCTGAAGACGCTCCCGGTGGGCCCGGGCCACCACGAGATCGCCTTCACCGGCGGCGGCCGCGCCGCGTGGATCACGAGCCAGCAGGGCGAGTCGGTGGCGGTGGTGGACGGCGAGACGCTCGAGCCGCTCGGCGAGATCGCGGTGGGCGAGGGGGTCGTCTCCATCGCGGCGAGCGATGAGGCGGGCGTTGTCCACGCGGCGAACGCCGCGCGCGGCGAGGTCGTCGTCCTCGACGCCGCGCGGCGCGCCGTCGCCGGGCGCGTCGCCCTGAAGCCCGGGCTCGGCGCGCTCCAGTTCGATCCGCGCGGGCGGTTCTCGTTCGCGCTGAACCCGACAGCGAACGAGGTCGCCGTCCTCGACGGCGCGACGGGCGCGGTGGCGCACACGCTCAGCGGGCTGGCCGCGCCGGACGCGGTCACCTTCACTGGGGCCTTCGCCTACATCCGCAACCGGGGCGCCGCGCGGGTCTCGCTCGTCGACCGGGCGGCCCTCGGCGGCGCGGCGGCTCCGCCCCTCGTCAACATCGCGGTCGGCCAGGGCCCGCCTCTGGCCGCCGCGGCGCGGCCTGGCCCGGCCGCGCTCGCCACGCCCATCGCCCCCCTGCCCGAGGGCAACGGCGCCCTCGTCGCGAGCCCGGCCGACAAGGCGCTCTACGTCTACGTGGAGGGCATGATGGCCCCGATCGGCACCTTGCCGAGCTACGGCCGCGAGCCGCGATCGCTCCTCGTCGAGGACAGGTCGCTCAAGGAGGTGCGTCCGGGCGTGTACGCGACCACGGTGCGCCTCGGCGAGGGGGGGCGCTACGACGTCGAGCTCCTCCTCGACCGCCCGCGGACGGGGGTGTGCCTCGAGGCCACCGTGGCGCCCGCGCGCTGCGCCCCGGGCGACGGCGAGGCCGACGGGTCCGGCTGCGGGGGCGATCCCGTGAAGGACATCGCGATCGCGCCGCTCTTCGAGCCCGACCTGCGGCTCGCGGCGGGCGAGCCCGCGACGCTCCGCTTCCGCGCGACCGCCGGCGAGGGGGGCCCTCCGCTCGACGCGGAAGACATCGAGGTGATGGTCGTCCGGTTCCCGACCGGGTACCGCTTCCGCGGCGCGCCGCGGGCCGAGGGGGACGGCACGTTCTCCGTCGCGTTCACCCCGCCCGCGCCGGGCCAGTACCGCTTCCTCGCCGCCGTTCCGGGGCGCGGGGCGCCTGTCGGCGCGCTCCCGTCCGTCCCGCTGCGGGTCTCGCCGCGCGGCGCCGGCGCGCACGTCGGAGGTGGGCGATGA